A stretch of Fusarium fujikuroi IMI 58289 draft genome, chromosome FFUJ_chr10 DNA encodes these proteins:
- a CDS encoding related to hexose transporter protein, which yields MATDSKIQPPSGGIEAVLPNQNIPWYKQAHLVKLNGLILGLVCFQSAIGYDGSLLNGLQSLPQWSNFMDHPSGEWSGFINAIYFIGFFVACPPSSWLANKYGRRLPALLGFIPLALGTGLQTGAKTEAEWIAGRFILGIPTAMFATSIPLLITEIAYPSHRSVITALTNTNYFIGGIIAAWTCYGTRNYTDWAWRIPTILQIALPLVALPALIMVPESPRWLVSVGREDAARETLGKLHAGGDANHPLVDFELHEITTAIESEKQAEKSSSWASLVSTPAHRRRLFITASLAIYSQWVGNGVVSYYLSTVLATVGITSVTDQTLIMGCLQIWSFLAAVAGASCVERLGRRVLLMISCAVMLVSFILITAMSGSFAQTGARSVGVTMIPFVFLFNAGYAIAMLVNSVLPTYTLDHMTNTPLHRTPLQVAYPLELWPFQLRGRGISAAWMIMILALIFNVFVNPIALSAIGWKYYIVYVALLVSYGFVIFFFYPETRGRTLEEISVIFGDAPEGLYSDELETKQVIEKAEVKHLD from the exons ATGGCTACGGACTCAAAGATCCAGCCTCCGTCTGGGGGTATTGAGGCTGTTTTGCCGAACCAGAATATACCATGGTACAAGCAAGCCCACTTGGTCAAGCTCAATGGTTTGATCCTGGGCTTGGTGTGCTTCC AATCTGCCATCGGATACGATGGAAGTCTACTCAATGgtcttcaatctcttccCCAATGGAGCAACTTCATGGACCATCCTTCTGGCGAATGGTCCGGcttcatcaacgccatctaCTTCATCGGATTCTTTGTAGCTTGCCCGCCTAGCTCATGGCTCGCAAACAAATACGGTCGTCGTCTACCAGCTCTTCTAGGCTTCATTCCACTAGCACTTGGTACTGGTCTCCAGACAGGTGCTAAGACGGAGGCAGAATGGATCGCGGGCCGTTTCATTCTCGGTATCCCGACTGCCATGTTCGCGACATCAATCCCTCTTCTCATTACTGAGATCGCGTACCCCAGCCACCGAAGTGTCATTACTGCTTTGACTAACACTAATTATTTCATCGGCGGTATCATTGCAGCTTGGACGTGCTACGGTACGAGGAACTACACTGATTGGGCCTGGAGGATACCGACGATTCTCCAGATCGCCTTGCCCCTGGTTGCCCTTCCTGCTCTGATCATGGTGCCTGAGAGTCCTCGATGGCTGGTATCTGTGGGACGAGAAGACGCAGCGCGTGAGACGCTAGGAAAGCTACACGCG GGCGGTGACGCGAACCATCCTCTTGTCGACTTCGAACTCCACGAAATTACGACCGCCATCGAATCCGAGAAACAAGCCGAGAAGTCAAGCTCCTGGGCATCGCTAGTGTCCACTCCCGCCCATCGCCGTCGACTCTTCATCACGGCATCGCTGGCAATTTACAGTCAGTGGGTCGGCAACGGAGTCGTCAGCTACTACCTCTCCACAGTGCTTGCTACCGTGGGCATCACCAGCGTCACCGACCAAACTCTGATCATGGGATGCCTCCAGATCTGgagtttcttggctgcagtTGCTGGTGCTTCATGCGTTGAGAGACTGGGACGACGAGTTCTTCTCATGATCTCTTGTGCAGTCATGCTTGTTAGCTTTATCCTTATCACTGCCATGTCAGGGAGCTTTGCGCAGACTGGAGCACGATCGGTTGGAGTCACAATGATTCCGTTTGTGTTCCTATTCAATGCTGGCTATGCCATCGCTATGTTAGTCAACTCTGTTTTACCCACGTATACTCTGGATCACATGACTAACACACCTCTTCACAGAACTCCTCTTCAGGTTGCTTACCCTCTCGAGCTTTGGCCCTTCCAGCTACGTGGCCGCGGAATCTCTGCAGCCTGGATGATCATGATCCTGgccctcatcttcaacgtctTTGTCAACCCAATTGCCCTGTCGGCTATTGGCTGGAAGTACTACATCGTTTATGTGGCTCTTCTTGTCTCCTACGGTTTCgtgattttcttcttctatcCCGAGACACGTGGGCGTACACTGGAAGAGATTTCGGTCATCTTTGGCGATGCACCAGAAGGACTTTATTCAGATGAGCTGGAAACGAAGCAAGTGattgagaaggctgaagTGAAGCACCTCGACTAG
- a CDS encoding related to tol protein — translation MLQEWAADFQASTSSEKVHRLASGWYEACSQSHELCHRLRSSPNFAPSRLIDIGSGDIWKLCLYPQDIMDPPEYMTLSYRWAKVPSISLFSSNFEVFRKGAPISQLPKTFREAITVARRFSIRYLWIDSLCIIQDSPEDWARESLQMHLVYANSACTISATASEGPDEGLFRLRTARETLVGHIKVPFADGKPRRFDVWDQHYMQRLTQGPLTHRGWVFQERILSPRVLHFTKTQAVWECFEMNKSEMFPRWSPQPTDAVYTPDLKAIDAFFDDGHRRTAWAKEEDKTMTVDVYQQWTNLVKTYSKCRLTYADDRLMAMAGIAEMFKKNSGDEYLAGLWESRIVEGLNWVVLEPRPRPQNPDRVPSWSWAAVDSGVLPQRTNLPRDEDLIEIIDVRSHLVETSSRSQQVKGSIQLRGCICEGIVRESSRRIGAQNIGLKLLEMSATIYAYPDTLETTFQGGKSLSFLPLRSALRRQVNNPDENPVGEAFAIIEGLILQALYGAGSSYKRIGLFVLDSLDNASFFGLVATLPPESGGGVPLISADESRKSNIRLV, via the coding sequence ATGCTGCAGGAATGGGCCGCGGACTTCCAAGCCAGTACCTCATCAGAAAAAGTCCACCGGCTGGCTTCCGGGTGGTACGAAGCATGTAGCCAATCGCACGAATTGTGTCATCGATTGCGGTCTTCGCCCAACTTTGCCCCATCGCGGCTCATCGACATTGGTTCTGGTGATATCTGGAAGCTTTGTCTTTACCCACAAGATATCATGGATCCTCCGGAATATATGACTCTGAGTTATAGATGGGCTAAAGTCCCTTCGATTAGTCTATTCAGCTCGAATTTTGAAGTCTTCCGTAAGGGTGCACCGATATCTCAACTTCCCAAGACATTCAGGGAAGCCATCACCGTTGCCCGTCGATTCTCTATCAGGTATCTCTGGATAGACTCACTGTGCATCATTCAAGATTCGCCGGAAGATTGGGCCCGAGAATCACTCCAGATGCATTTGGTCTATGCCAACTCTGCCTGCACCATCTCCGCAACCGCTTCCGAAGGCCCTGATGAAGGACTATTTCGTCTACGCACTGCTCGGGAAACACTTGTAGGGCACATCAAGGTTCCGTTCGCCGATGGCAAACCTAGAAGGTTTGACGTTTGGGATCAGCATTACATGCAGCGACTAACACAAGGTCCACTCACCCACCGTGGATGGGTATTTCAGGAGCGTATTCTATCGCCAAGAGTGCTCCATTTCACCAAGACTCAGGCAGTATGGGAATGCTTTGAGATGAACAAGAGCGAGATGTTTCCTCGCTGGTCGCCTCAACCCACCGACGCAGTGTACACGCCTGACCTGAAGGCAATTGATGCgttctttgacgatggtCATCGTCGAACTGCCTGggcaaaagaagaagacaagacaatGACCGTGGATGTTTATCAGCAGTGGACAAATCTGGTCAAGACCTACTCCAAGTGCCGTCTAACATACGCCGATGACCGGCtgatggccatggctggTATAGCTGagatgttcaagaagaaTTCTGGCGATGAATATCTAGCAGGTCTCTGGGAGTCAAGGATCGTTGAAGGACTCAACTGGGTTGTACTAGAACCTAGACCCCGACCCCAAAATCCTGATCGCGTTCCGTCATGGTCATGGGCTGCCGTTGACTCTGGTGTTTTGCCTCAGAGGACAAATCTACCGCGAGATGAAGACCTGATCGAAATCATCGATGTTAGAAGTCATCTTGTTGAAACTTCCTCTCGGTCGCAGCAAGTGAAGGGGTCGATTCAGCTACGAGGGTGCATCTGTGAAGGCATTGTCCGTGAAAGCAGCAGGAGGATAGGCGCACAAAACATCGGATTGAAGCTTTTGGAAATGTCGGCAACGATCTACGCCTACCCAGATACTCTGGAGACGACTTTTCAGGGCGGGAAATCACTTTCGTTTCTGCCCTTGAGGTCAGCATTACGGCGCCAGGTAAATAATCCAGACGAGAATCCAGTTGGGGAAGCCTTTGCGATAATTGAGGGTCTTATTCTTCAAGCACTTTATGGAGCTGGAAGTAGTTACAAGCGTATCGGTCTCTTTGTCCTTGATTCCCTGGACAATGCCAGTTTCTTCGGCCTTGTTGCGACCTTGCCTCCTGAATCCGGAGGAGGTGTTCCGCTAATAAGTGCGGATGAGTCTCGAAAGTCCAACATAAGGCTAGTATAA
- a CDS encoding related to ketoreductases: MARVWLITGSSRGVGRALVEKILESGDVVVATARNPSQLDDIVAKYGSDKILATALDVTDFEQANKAAKEAVDKFGRIDVVVNNAGYADMASIEDADIKGFREQVDVNLFGVVNVTKAIVPIMRKQKSGHVIQVSSVGGRVGTPGAAAYQSAKWAVGGFSTVLSQEVAPFGIKVTVAEPGGIKTDWATTATETAKVSEPYEQTVGQMIQLVKGHSTWTEASEIARAIIHLSNVEDPPLRIILGKDALQYAHMAAKALAESDEKWDSVSKLEF; this comes from the coding sequence ATGGCCCGAGTCTGGTTAATCACTGGTTCTTCTCGAGGAGTTGGCCGCGCCTTGGTCGAAAAGATCCTCGAGTCAGGCGATGTCGTTGTCGCAACTGCTCGCAACCCATCTCAGCTCGACGACATTGTCGCCAAGTATGGATCAGACAAGATACTCGCAACTGCCCTTGATGTAACAGACTTTGAACAAGCCAACAAGGCAGCCAAGGAAGCTGTTGACAAGTTTGGCCGCATCGACGTTGTCGTCAACAACGCCGGCTACGCAGACATGGCATCCATCGAAGATGCAGACATTAAAGGTTTTCGCGAGCAGGTTGACGTCAACCTTTTTGGAGTCGTTAATGTCACAAAAGCCATCGTGCCTATAATGCGCAAACAAAAGTCCGGCCACGTTATTCAAGTCTCAAGCGTCGGAGGTCGCGTCGGTACACCCGGAGCAGCAGCTTACCAGAGTGCCAAATGGGCCGTTGGGGGATTTTCTACTGTTCTATCACAAGAAGTGGCCCCCTTCGGTATCAAGGTCACCGTTGCCGAGCCAGGTGGCATCAAGACTGACTGGGCCACCACTGCCACTGAGACGGCCAAGGTCAGCGAGCCCTATGAACAGACTGTTGGCCAAATGATCCAGCTGGTCAAGGGACACTCAACGTGGACGGAGGCATCTGAGATAGCTAGAGCTATTATTCACCTTTCGAATGTGGAGGACCCCCCATTAAGAATTATCTTGGGCAAGGATGCGCTCCAATATGCCCACATGGCggccaaggctcttgctGAATCTGATGAGAAGTGGGACAGTGTCTCAAAGCTGGAATTCTGA
- a CDS encoding related to acyl-CoA thioester hydrolase, mitochondrial precursor encodes MMSRSREARSIVASLSRPHVLRSFSPALARPIANSFHTTTPTKTDGVFQGLEDKRQPMPWIEAFERQQKGLPAHKSDDYPKERDLTPKKMSDSYHRVVLPLKKDPWLSDTYVNSSGHIRLGTLFMDLDALSGIIVYKHTGPGVTTVTAALDRITIAHPLTEICDLEYSGQVTYASGRSSVEITCKVAKAREEGEPSKPEDVLLTCTFTMVALDPNTRKPVNIPKLVPTNAEEEKIFKAGEAKSLSKKENSKASLLQTEPNDAESALIHQIWLRQLAYHDPNNDLRQPSNVVAMSKTQLSTAAIMQPQYRNRHQTMIFGGFHLKQTFELAFCCAASFAHARPTFISADPCTFRNPVPVGSVLYLTATVAYTDPPLLEEDGTEPGFSNPEKPMTRVHVRVDSKVRDVEHGVAKPTGQFNYTFSVPKDLKVLPHTYEEYMVYIDARRRVSLGDSQRKEESKAFSEKRPEATDNVNLIG; translated from the exons ATGATGTCCAGAAGTCGAGAAGCAAGAAGCATTGTCGCTTCGCTAAGTAGGCCACACGTACTGCGATCATTCAGCCCTGCATTGGCGCGTCCCATTGCCAACAGCTTCCATACAACAACTCCGACCAAAACAGATGGCGTATTTCAGGGCCTTGAGGACAAGAGGCAACCGATGCCGTGGATAGAGGCGTTCGAGCGTCAGCAAAAGGGTCTGCCGGCTCACAAGTCCGATGACTATCCCAAGGAGCGCGATCTGACCCCCAAGAAAATGAGCGACAGCTATCATCGCGTCGTGCTTCCTCTCAAGAAAGACCCTTGGCTGTCAGACACTTATGTCAACTCTTCCGGTCACATAAG ACTAGGGACATTATTCATGGACCTGGATGCACTCTCTGGAATCATCGTGTACAAACATACCGGCCCTGGAGTCACTACAGTGACCGCCGCTTTGGATCGTATCACAATAGCGCACCCACTCACCGAAATTTGCGACCTTGAGTACAGCGGCCAGGTCACTTATGCCTCTGGCAGGAGTAGTGTTGAAATCACCTGCAAAGTCGCCAAGGCtagagaagaaggcgagcCTAGCAAGCCTGAGGATGTACTTCTGACATGCACCTTCACAATGGTCGCCCTGGATCCCAACACAAGAAAGCCAGTCAACATCCCCAAGCTAGTTCCCACCaatgcagaagaagagaagatcttCAAGGCTGGAGAGGCAAAGTCGCTGTCCAAAAAGGAAAACTCCAAGGCTTCGCTTCTTCAGACTGAACCCAACGATGCAGAATCCGCTCTGATTCATCAGATTTGGTTGAGGCAACTTGCCTACCATGATCCCAACAATGATCTTCGTCAACCATCCAACGTCGTTGCTATGTCCAAGACCCAGCTTTCCACAGCTGCGATCATGCAACCCCAGTACCGAAATCGTCACCAGACCATGATCTTTGGTGGCTTCCATTTGAAACAGACCTTTGAGCTTGCGTTCTGTTGTGCGGCCAGTTTTGCTCATGCCCGGCCAACCTTTATCAGCGCTGATCCTTGCACGTTCCGAAATCCCGTTCCTGTGGGAAGCGTTCTGTACCTGACCGCCACTGTCGCATACACCGATCCTCCTCTGTTGGAGGAAGACGGCACTGAGCCTGGCTTCTCAAACCCCGAGAAGCCCATGACTCGTGTGCATGTTCGAGTTGACAGCAAGGTCCGTGATGTTGAGCATGGTGTTGCAAAGCCAACTGGTCAGTTCAACTATACCTTTTCTGTGCCCAAAGATCTTAAGGTCTTGCCGCATACCTATGAGGAGTACATGGTGTATATTGATGCTAGGAGACGTGTTTCACTGGGTGATAGCCAGCGAAAGGAAGAGTCAAAGGCCTTCTCGGAAAAGAGGCCTGAAGCCACGGATAATGTCAACCTGATTGGATGA
- a CDS encoding related to Putative sterigmatocystin biosynthesis lipase/esterase STCI — protein sequence MAISREERLKLATIDPELDDYLKTITIPQIDTSDPAKAIASLRWYMKSLHKLPDPESGVVERDIYYTARDGLTLRAHVYEPAERSKPAPPLIVYIHSGGWTIGSPEDAERSCRDIVQRLGVVCLAPSYRQGPEDPFPASINDVWDGLKWIAANADSELEVSLSKGFVIGGSSAGGNMAAIASHLARDENLTPAITGVFLLAPMILPPEKKDALPDKYKDFYLSRTQAECKDDPILTPALDKVFHNSAAGDMSSPLFVPFIWPTGHHGLPKTYFQVCGMDVLRDEALIYEQVLREDNGIETRLDIYPGMPHIFWGAFAHLSQGKKATVDLVEGIKWLLN from the exons ATGGCAATTTCAAGAGAAGAACGACTGAAACTCGCGACTATTGATCCTGAGCTAGACGAC TACCTCAAAACAATAACTATTCCCCAGATTGACACTTCTGATCCAGCGAAGGCAATTGCGAGTTTGAGATGGTATATGAAAAGCCTACATAAGCTGCCTGATCCCGAGAGTGGTGTTGTTGAGCGTGATATCTATTACACTGCAAGAGATGGCCTCACGTTGCGCGCTCATGTCTACGAGCCAGCGGAAAGGTCCAAGCCCGCTCCGCCGTTGATTGTTTACATTCACAGTGGTGGATGGACTATCGGATCTCCGGAAGATGCTGAGCGCTCGTGTCGTGATATTGTTCAAAGGCTGGGGGTCGTTTGTCTGGCACCATCATATCGACAAGGACCTGAAGACCCGTTTCCGGCTAGTATCAACGATGTCTGGGATGGCTTGAAATGGATTGCTGCGAATGCAGACTCCGAGCTGGAGGTCTCACTGTCGAAGGGGTTCGTCATTGGTGGTTCATCAGCCGGAGGAAACATGGCTGCGATAGCCAGTCATCTGGCACGAGATGAGAACTTGACGCCTGCGATAACTGGTGTCTTTCTGCTCGCTCCAATGATACTGCCACCAGAGAAGAAAGATGCTCTGCCGGATAAGTATAAAGACTTTTACCTGTCTCGGACTCAAGCTGAGTGTAAAGACGACCCTATTCTCACCCCAGCTTTGGACAAGGTTTTCCATAACTCTGCGGCTGGGGATATGTCCTCGCCGCTCTTTGTTCCGTTTATCTGGCCAACGGGCCACCACGGCCTACCGAAAACCTATTTTCAAGTCTGTGGAATGGATGTCCTTCGCGACGAGGCTTTGATCTACGAGCAGGTGCTGCGCGAGGATAATGGAATTGAGACGCGACTGGATATTTATCCAGGTATGCCTCATATCTTCTGGGGTGCTTTCGCACATTTGAGCCAGGGAAAGAAAGCAACTgtcgatcttgttgaaggCATCAAGTGGCTCTTGAATTGA
- a CDS encoding related to COG3602 family protein gives MANDPGELSLSKLLSTLTHTVHPTTYVFATFTDTSNLPPLPETQMIFKESEGITVIVSKDYAESNKIEYFFPCKMVTLDVTSSLEAVGFMAVIATRLAAKGIGCNPVSGFYHDHVFVPLGREEESSEVLTRLAAEKREETEKV, from the coding sequence ATGGCCAACGATCCTGGCGAGCTGTCgctcagcaagctcttgTCAACTCTGACCCATACGGTCCATCCAACCACCTACGTCTTCGCCACGTTCACCGACACCTCCAATCTACCACCCCTGCCCGAAACGCAAATGATCTTCAAAGAGTCCGAGGGAATCACAGTGATTGTTAGCAAGGACTACGCGGAATCAAACAAGATCGAATACTTCTTCCCGTGCAAGATGGTCACTCTCGATGTCACATCGAGCCTGGAAGCTGTCGGGTTCATGGCGGTTATTGCGACGAGATTAGCGGCCAAGGGCATTGGTTGTAACCCTGTTAGTGGTTTCTACCATGATCATGTCTTTGTGCCTCTTGGTCGAGAGGAGGAGTCATCGGAAGTATTGACCCGATTAGCGgcggagaagagggaggaaACTGAGAAGGTATAA
- a CDS encoding probable PDC1-Pyruvate decarboxylase, isozyme 1 produces MPEIKVGDYLFRRLHELGIRSVFGVPGDYELALLDLVTDNDLAWKGNPNELISSYAADGYARVRGAGAFVTTFGPGELSAYCGMAGHYAEFVPVVHIVGYPAVDAVRNKRIMHHSLGNGKFDMYENMAKNITAATVVINYAPTAAQEIDETLSTMMRESRPVYIGLSVDIAYEMIDAEGLNVPIPIKLLPNDPALEESVVEEIERLMERSSNPAIIVDGGKSKRAVRHGVLNESHELIKLTNFPTFTTAMGKGGLDEAIPQFAGVHSGAGTLPAVREALESSDMVIWIGNYPSDFNTGEFTTVVNKDAVIIDLQRFAVWIGKTQYPVSMKLVLQRLVDSLRSMPVSMASRCVTWDPYPKFNFQANDGLKQDFLWGALSSFFLPGDVIIGETGTSAFGLCDTKLPSGVMMFNQTVYGSIGYATGAIVGVGQAIKESEGKWKRPILVTGEGSMHLTIQALADMLRWDLKPIIFVLNNGGYTVERLIHGKEAFYNEVAVLDYSMLGKTFGPVFESKYHGPIKTCGELSPLLEDPKFGNVGCLELVELVLPPLDAPSAVIKTGAAIDAFNKAKAKAEQGPGGLQGA; encoded by the exons ATGCCTGAAATCAAAGTTGGTGACTACCTCTTCCGCCGTCTTCATGAGCTCGGCATCCGCTCAGTCTTTGGCGTTCCAGGAGACTACGAACTCGCTCTTCTGGATCTCGTCACCGACAACGATCTCGCCTGGAAAGGCAACCCCAATGAACTCATCTCTTCTTACGCTGCAGATGGCTACGCTCGCGTCCGTGGTGCGGGAGCCTTTGTTACCACCTTTGGGCCTGGTGAACTCTCTGCCTACTGCGGTATGGCCGGTCACTATGCGGAATTTGTTCCTGTTGTACATATCGTTGGCTACCCGGCTGTCGATGCAGTTCGCAACAAGAGAATCATGCACCACAGTCTTGGCAACGGAAAGTTCGACATGTATGAGAATATGGCTAAGAACATCACTGCTGCAACTGTTGTGATCAATTATGCCCCTACTGCGGCCCAGGAGATCGATGAAACGCTTAGCACCATGATGCGTGAGAGCCGACCCGTCTATATCGGGCTCAGCGTCGATATTGCGTACGAAATGATCGATGCCGAGGGCCTCAACGTCCCAATTCCTATCAAGCTGCTTCCAAACGATCCAGCTCTCGAGGagagtgttgttgaagagatcgaAAGGCTGATGGAAAGATCGAGCAATCCAGCTATCATTGTTGATGGAGGCAAGTCCAAAA GGGCTGTGCGCCACGGTGTACTCAATGAATCGCATGAGCTGATCAAGTTGACCAACTTCCCAACTTTTACTACCGCCATGGGCAAAGGAggtcttgatgaagccattcCCCAGTTCGCTGGTGTCCACTCTGGCGCTGGTACTCTGCCCGCCGTTAGAGAGGCGCTGGAATCTTCCGATATGGTCATTTGGATCGGCAACTATCCATCTGATTTCAACACGGGAGAGTTTACCACTGTTGTTAACAAGGATGCTGTTATTATTGACCTCCAAAGATTCGCTGTTTGGATCGGCAAGACGCAGTACCCGGTCTCCATGAAGCTT GTTCTTCAACGCCTCGTGGATTCGCTTCGTTCGATGCCAGTTTCCATGGCTTCACGATGTGTCACTTGGGACCCATATCCAAAGTTCAACTTCCAGGCCAACGACGGCCTCAAGCAAGATTTCCTCTGGGGC GCACTCAGCTCCTTCTTTCTCCCAGGTGATGTGATCATTGGCGAGACCGGCACCTCCGCTTTTGGTCTGTGCGATACCAAACTCCCCAGCGGTGTGATGATGTTCAACCAGACCGTATATGGAAGCATTGGGTATGCTACCGGTGCCATTGTTGGGGTTGGTCAGGCTATCAAGGAAAGCGAAGGAAAGTGGAAGAGGCCTATCCTGGTCACTGGAGAAGGCTCCATGCACCTCACTATTCAGGCACTGGCAGACATGCTGCGGTGGGACCTCAAACCAATCAT ATTCGTGCTCAACAATGGCGGATACACAGTTGAGCGTCTGATCCATGGCAAGGAAGCCTTTTATAATGAGGTCGCAGTTCTGGACTATTCCATGCTCGGCAAGACTTTCGGACCCGTATTCGAATCCAAGTACCACGGCCCTATCAAGACTTGCGGGGAGCTATCACCACTCCTTGAGGACCCCAAGTTTGGCAATGTAGGCTGCCTTGAG TTGGTCGAACTTGTCTTGCCTCCCCTCGACGCACCCTCTGCTGTCATCAAGACTGGTGCTGCTATCGATGCTTTCAATAAAGctaaggccaaggctgagcagGGACCTGGTGGACTCCAGGGTGCTTAA
- a CDS encoding probable maltose permease: MSQGDDASLDTVSPSNTITMASKPSSKVKHIPADEPKRQAHNAEASAATALEHELTFRDAVRLYPKAIGFSLLFSMAIIMEGYDMALIGSFYGYESFRNKYGNQPDPDGGMVISADWQTYIQVGGMCGQIFGLYLNGWVSDAIGYKKTMILAQIIMVAFTFIVFFAKNIEMILAGQILMGIPWGVFQTLTLAYASDIAPVVLRPYLTAYVNLCWVIGQLISAGVLRGLLNLDNEWSYRVPFALQWMWPPFIILGTIFAPESPWWLVRMGRHEDAKKAILGLVTPQPDLKFDADAQVSMIHETNELEKATSAGTNYWHCFMRADLRRTEIASITYVAQAMCGSVLMGYSVQFYERAGLSSNSAFTLNIVQYSVGAIGVILSWFLMARYGRRALYIAGTTSLFIILLVVGGLGFAPQSKTGPSWAIGSLLIFYTFVYDLAVGPVCYTIVAEIPSTRLKAKTIVLARNFNNMAGLVNNTLMPRMLGVHAWNWGAKTGLFWAAFCFLIMVWAYFRLPEPKGRTYGELDVLFEHRVSARKFAEARVDQFGHRTGAVQVGAHSR, translated from the exons ATGAGCCAAGGCGACGACGCGTCCCTGGACACCGTGTCACCATCCAATACCATCACAATGGCTTCTAAACCGTCATCAAAGGTCAAGCATATTCCCGCTGATGAGCCGAAGAGGCAAGCCCACAATGCAGAAGCCAGCGCCGCCACGGCACTAGAGCACGAGCTTACCTTTCGCGACGCCGTGCGTCTCTACCCCAAGGCCATTGGCTTCTCGCTGCTGTTCTCCATGGCGATTATCATGGAAGGCTACGATATGGCTCTCATTGGCTCGTTTTACGGATATGAATC GTTCCGCAACAAGTATGGCAACCAACCAGATCCCGATGGCGGCATGGTTATCTCTGCGGATTGGCAGACGTACATCCAAGTCGGTGGCATGTGCGGGCAAATTTTCGGGCTGTATCTCAATGGCTGGGTCTCTGATGCTATTGGATACAAGAAGACTATGATACTGGCGCAGATCATCATGGTTGCTTTCACGtttatcgtcttcttcgcgaAGAATATCGAGATGATCCTTGCAGGTCAGATTCTTATGGGCATTCCATGGGGCGTCTTTCAGACCTTGACGTTGGCATATGCATCTGATATCGCTCCCGTGGTTCTCAGGCCTTATCTCACGGCTTATGTGAATCTCTGCTGGGTTATCGGGCAATTGATATCAGCGGGGGTCCTTCGTGGACTTCTTAATCTGGATAATGAGTGGTCATATCGCGTTCCATTTGCTTTGCAATGGATGTGGCCACCGttcatcatcctcggcaCGATTTTTGCGCCAGAATCGCCTTGGTGGTTGGTTCGCATGGGCCGTCACGAAGATGCAAAGAAGGCTATCCTGGGCCTCGTCACGCCTCAGCCGGACCTCAAGTTCGATGCCGATGCGCAAGTCTCAATGATTCACGAGACGAATGAGCTTGAAAAAGCTACGTCTGCGGGCACTAACTATTGGCACTGCTTCATGAGAGCTGACTTGAGACGGACTGAGATTGCGTCCATAACATACGTCGCGCAAGCCATGTGCGGCAGCGTTCTTATGGGGTATTCAGTCCAATTTTATGAGCGCGCAGGCCTCTCGTCAAACAGCGCGTTTACACTTAACATTGTACAGTACTCTGTAGGCGCAATCGGCGTCATCCTTTCTTGGTTCCTCATGGCGAGATATGGACGTCGCGCGCTATACATCGCCGGCACAACCTCGCTCTTTATAATCCTTCTAGTAGTCGGTGGCCTTGGATTCGCACCTCAAAGCAAAACAGGCCCTTCATGGGCGATCGGCAGCCTTCTCATCTTTTATACCTTTGTCTACGATCTAGCAGTTGGACCAGTCTGCTACACCATTGTTGCAGAGATTCCGTCGACACGATTGAAAGCGAAAACGATCGTATTGGCGCGCAACTTTAATAATATGGCAGGGCTGGTAAATAATACGCTGATGCCAAGAATGCTTGGTGTACATGCATGGAACTGGGGTGCGAAAACAGGTCTTTTCTGGGCGGCGTTTTGCTTTCTCATCATGGTTTGGGCATATTTTCGTCTTCCGGAACCAAAAGGCAGGACTTATGGAGAGTTGGATGTTTTGTTTGAGCATAGAGTCAGCGCACGTAAATTTGCCGAAGCGCGGGTGGATCAATTTGGACATAGGACGGGTGCTGTCCAGGTTGGTGCGCATTCTAGGTGA